One Pelodiscus sinensis isolate JC-2024 chromosome 24, ASM4963464v1, whole genome shotgun sequence DNA segment encodes these proteins:
- the LOC102447035 gene encoding monocarboxylate transporter 13-like isoform X1 produces the protein MDFVPPTHTHLLCDPSAPCSALHTVFSPGSQAVLVFPGLQGLRADQEETAREDPMAHPVPLQPPDGGWGWMVVLAGFLQSALVFGVIRCFGIFFVEFMGYFGELSGRVSWVTSIGIAVLQLGGPVGSTLSTQYGARPVVMAGGFLSGLGMLLASFATCLTHLYLSIGLLSGLGWSLVFTPSLASVARYFTKRRTFAMGLAVSGAGLASFAFSPLFQVLVDTYAWRGALLIMAGVSFNLVAAGALLRPLELEGNVAAPEACWLPLQALSSLRRLRLACHGPFLIFAIAFVLVDTGYYVPYIHLVPHARELGFDEYQAAFLMSSASVADLCGRVAGGWLADRLALRLVHSLTLWTILTGLSIALVPLGRSYPLLMGLCICYGFFAGALVPLQFSGLAEIVGTVHIMEGIGLMQMIESAGSLVGAPLSGWLRDMTGDYTASFTVAGAFLLAGSLLLFTLPNYFSCPMDSTAEEDAARDP, from the exons ATGGACtttgtcccccccacacacacacacttgctgtgtGATCCAagtgccccctgctctgccctacaCACAGTcttcagccctggctcccaggctgtCCTGGTGTTCCCGGGACtccaagggctcagggcagacCAGGAG GAAACAGCGAGGGAGGACCCCATGGCACACCCTgtgcccctgcagccccctgatggaggctggggctggatggtggtgctggctggcttcctgcagTCGGCACTGGTTTTCGGGGTGATCCGCTGCTTCGGCATCTTCTTCGTGGAGTTCATGGGGTACTTTGGGGAGCTGTCAGGACGGGTGTCCTGGGTGACGTCCATCGGGATTGCCGTGCTGCAACTGGGGG GTCCAGTGGGCAGTACCCTCAGCACCCAGTATGGCGCACGCCCTGTGGTGATGGCCGGGGGCTTCCTCTCAGGGCTGGGCATGCTCCTGGCTTCCTTTGCCACTTGCCTGACCCACCTGTACCTCAGTATCGGGCTACTTTCAG GTCTGGGCTGGTCTTTGGTCTTCACGCCTTCTTTGGCTTCTGTGGCCCGGTACTTCACCAAGCGCCGGACATTCGCCATGGGCCTGGCCGTCTCAGGGGCCGGCCTGGCCTCCTTCGCTTTCTCCCCACTCTTCCAGGTGCTGGTGGACACTTATGCCTGGCGGGGAGCCCTGCTCATCATGGCCGGTGTCTCCTTCAATCTGGTGGCTGCTGGCGCCCTGCTGAGACCCTTAGAGCTGGAGGGCAATGTGGCTGCTCCGGAAGCCTGCTGGCTGCCGCTCCAGGCCCTCTCCTCCCTCCGCCGGCTGCGCTTGGCCTGCCATGGTCCCTTTCTTATTTTTGCCATTGCCTTTGTCTTAGTGGACACTGGCTACTATGTGCCGTACATTCACCTGGTGCCCCACGCCCGGGAGCTTGGCTTTGACGAATACCAAGCCGCCTTCCTCATGTCTTCTGCCTCAGTGGCTGACTTGTGTGGCCGCGTGGCAGGTGGCTGGCTGGCCGACCGTTTAGCCCTCCGCCTGGTTCACAGCCTGACTCTCTGGACCATCCTGACAGGCCTCTCTATAGCCCTCGTGCCACTGGGGCGGAGCTACCCTCTCCTGATGGGCCTCTGCATCTGCTACGGCTTCTTCGCTGGTGCTCTGGTACCCCTCCAGTTCTCCGGCCTGGCAGAGATTGTGGGAACAGTGCACATCATGGAGGGCATCGGGCTCATGCAAATGATAGAGAGTGCTGGTTCCCTTGTGGGGGCCCCTCTTTCCG GTTGGCTTCGGGACATGACTGGGGACTACACGGCCTCTTTCACTGTAGCAGGGGCTTTCCTCCTCGCTGGAAGTTTGCTCCTTTTTACTCTGCCAAATTATTTCTCCTGCCCCATGGACTCGACAGCTGAGGAGGATGCTGCAAGGGATCCCTGA
- the LOC102447035 gene encoding monocarboxylate transporter 13-like isoform X2 produces the protein MAHPVPLQPPDGGWGWMVVLAGFLQSALVFGVIRCFGIFFVEFMGYFGELSGRVSWVTSIGIAVLQLGGPVGSTLSTQYGARPVVMAGGFLSGLGMLLASFATCLTHLYLSIGLLSGLGWSLVFTPSLASVARYFTKRRTFAMGLAVSGAGLASFAFSPLFQVLVDTYAWRGALLIMAGVSFNLVAAGALLRPLELEGNVAAPEACWLPLQALSSLRRLRLACHGPFLIFAIAFVLVDTGYYVPYIHLVPHARELGFDEYQAAFLMSSASVADLCGRVAGGWLADRLALRLVHSLTLWTILTGLSIALVPLGRSYPLLMGLCICYGFFAGALVPLQFSGLAEIVGTVHIMEGIGLMQMIESAGSLVGAPLSGWLRDMTGDYTASFTVAGAFLLAGSLLLFTLPNYFSCPMDSTAEEDAARDP, from the exons ATGGCACACCCTgtgcccctgcagccccctgatggaggctggggctggatggtggtgctggctggcttcctgcagTCGGCACTGGTTTTCGGGGTGATCCGCTGCTTCGGCATCTTCTTCGTGGAGTTCATGGGGTACTTTGGGGAGCTGTCAGGACGGGTGTCCTGGGTGACGTCCATCGGGATTGCCGTGCTGCAACTGGGGG GTCCAGTGGGCAGTACCCTCAGCACCCAGTATGGCGCACGCCCTGTGGTGATGGCCGGGGGCTTCCTCTCAGGGCTGGGCATGCTCCTGGCTTCCTTTGCCACTTGCCTGACCCACCTGTACCTCAGTATCGGGCTACTTTCAG GTCTGGGCTGGTCTTTGGTCTTCACGCCTTCTTTGGCTTCTGTGGCCCGGTACTTCACCAAGCGCCGGACATTCGCCATGGGCCTGGCCGTCTCAGGGGCCGGCCTGGCCTCCTTCGCTTTCTCCCCACTCTTCCAGGTGCTGGTGGACACTTATGCCTGGCGGGGAGCCCTGCTCATCATGGCCGGTGTCTCCTTCAATCTGGTGGCTGCTGGCGCCCTGCTGAGACCCTTAGAGCTGGAGGGCAATGTGGCTGCTCCGGAAGCCTGCTGGCTGCCGCTCCAGGCCCTCTCCTCCCTCCGCCGGCTGCGCTTGGCCTGCCATGGTCCCTTTCTTATTTTTGCCATTGCCTTTGTCTTAGTGGACACTGGCTACTATGTGCCGTACATTCACCTGGTGCCCCACGCCCGGGAGCTTGGCTTTGACGAATACCAAGCCGCCTTCCTCATGTCTTCTGCCTCAGTGGCTGACTTGTGTGGCCGCGTGGCAGGTGGCTGGCTGGCCGACCGTTTAGCCCTCCGCCTGGTTCACAGCCTGACTCTCTGGACCATCCTGACAGGCCTCTCTATAGCCCTCGTGCCACTGGGGCGGAGCTACCCTCTCCTGATGGGCCTCTGCATCTGCTACGGCTTCTTCGCTGGTGCTCTGGTACCCCTCCAGTTCTCCGGCCTGGCAGAGATTGTGGGAACAGTGCACATCATGGAGGGCATCGGGCTCATGCAAATGATAGAGAGTGCTGGTTCCCTTGTGGGGGCCCCTCTTTCCG GTTGGCTTCGGGACATGACTGGGGACTACACGGCCTCTTTCACTGTAGCAGGGGCTTTCCTCCTCGCTGGAAGTTTGCTCCTTTTTACTCTGCCAAATTATTTCTCCTGCCCCATGGACTCGACAGCTGAGGAGGATGCTGCAAGGGATCCCTGA
- the LOC102447290 gene encoding monocarboxylate transporter 13-like isoform X1 encodes MRRPQDLESTDHGTVSPMLVVHPEPPDGGWGWMVVLAAFFQSALVFGVIRSFGVFFMEFVGYFGELSWRVSWITSIGIAVQQFASPVGSALSTQYGARPVVMTGGFLSGLGMLLASFATCLTHLYLSIGLLSGFGWALVVTPSVASVSRYFKKRRTFATGLAFTGVGLSSFAFSPLFQLLVDTYAWRGALLVVAGMSFNLVVCGALIRPLTLKEDLARPVNLNENCLEKLSTLFDLPLLSHWPFMRFVLAVTLINTGYFIPYVHLVAQARELRYDEYQAAFLMSVAGVADLCGRLLSGWLADCRAFRLVHILVAWTSLTGISLALVPLGHSYPVLMAISICYGFFSGALTPVVFSILPEIVGIGRIFSSLGLLQMMESIGGLLGAPFSGWLKDMTGDYTASFLAAGAFLLAGSLVLVTLPNFSSCLGSSTPSCQVEAGVEPATVILASGELSCPQNRDWPARSQDLQEPA; translated from the exons ATGAGAAGACCACAGGACTTAGAATCCACAGATCATGGGACAG TGAGCCCCATGCTGGTGGTGCATCCTGAACCCCCcgatgggggctggggctggatggTGGTTCTGGCAGCCTTTTTCCAGTCCGCGCTGGTGTTTGGGGTGATCCGCTCCTTCGGTGTTTTCTTCATGGAGTTTGTAGGGTACTTCGGGGAGTTGTCTTGGCGGGTGTCCTGGATCACCTCCATCGGGATTGCCGTGCAGCAGTTTGCAA GTCCAGTGGGCAGTGCCCTCAGCACCCAGTACGGCGCACGCCCTGTGGTGATGACCGGGGGCTTCCTCTCAGGGCTGGGCATGCTCCTGGCTTCCTTCGCCACCTGCCTGACTCACCTGTACCTCAGCATCGGGCTGCTTTCAG GCTTCGGGTGGGCCTTGGTTGTCACACCTTCTGTGGCCTCTGTCTCCCGTTACTTCAAGAAGCGCCGGACCTTCGCTACAGGTTTGGCATTCACAGGCGTGGGCCTCTCCTCCTTCGCCTTCTCCCCGCTCTTCCAGCTCCTTGTGGACACCTACGCCTGGCGCGGGGCCCTCCTGGTTGTGGCTGGCATGTCCTTCAACCTGGTGGTGTGTGGGGCTCTCATCCGCCCCCTGACCCTCAAGGAAGACCTGGCCAGACCTGTGAACCTTAATGAGAACTGTCTGGAGAAACTTTCCACCCTCTTTGACCTGCCTTTGCTCTCCCACTGGCCTTTCATGAGGTTTGTCCTGGCCGTGACCTTGATCAACACCGGCTATTTTATTCCCTATGTCCATCTGGTGGCCCAGGCTCGAGAGCTGCGCTATGATGAATACCAAGCTGCCTTCCTTATGTCTGTGGCTGGCGTGGCTGACCTGTGTGGCCGCCTCCTCTCAGGTTGGCTTGCTGACTGTCGGGCTTTCCGCCTCGTCCACATCTTGGTAGCCTGGACTTCCCTGACTGGCATCTCCTTGGCCTTGGTGCCCCTGGGGCATAGCTACCCGGTCCTGATGGCCATCAGCATCTGCTACGGCTTCTTCTCTGGGGCGCTCACCCCTGTGGTCTTTTCCATCCTGCCggagatcgtgggcattggaaGGATCTTCAGCTCgctggggctgctgcagatgATGGAGAGCATTGGCGGGCTTCTGGGAGCACCATTCTCTG GTTGGCTGAAGGACATGACTGGGGACTACACGGCCTCTTTCCTGGCAGCTGGAGCTTTCCTTTTGGCAGGGAGCCTGGTTTTGGTCACTTTGCCCAACTTCTCTTCCTGTCTTGGCTCTTCCACTCCTTCCTGCCAGGTGGAagctggggtggagccagccacAGTGATACTGGCCTCTGGAgaactctcctgcccccagaacagagactggccagccagaagccaaGATCTCCAGGAGCCGGCATGA
- the LOC102447290 gene encoding monocarboxylate transporter 13-like isoform X2: protein MLVVHPEPPDGGWGWMVVLAAFFQSALVFGVIRSFGVFFMEFVGYFGELSWRVSWITSIGIAVQQFASPVGSALSTQYGARPVVMTGGFLSGLGMLLASFATCLTHLYLSIGLLSGFGWALVVTPSVASVSRYFKKRRTFATGLAFTGVGLSSFAFSPLFQLLVDTYAWRGALLVVAGMSFNLVVCGALIRPLTLKEDLARPVNLNENCLEKLSTLFDLPLLSHWPFMRFVLAVTLINTGYFIPYVHLVAQARELRYDEYQAAFLMSVAGVADLCGRLLSGWLADCRAFRLVHILVAWTSLTGISLALVPLGHSYPVLMAISICYGFFSGALTPVVFSILPEIVGIGRIFSSLGLLQMMESIGGLLGAPFSGWLKDMTGDYTASFLAAGAFLLAGSLVLVTLPNFSSCLGSSTPSCQVEAGVEPATVILASGELSCPQNRDWPARSQDLQEPA, encoded by the exons ATGCTGGTGGTGCATCCTGAACCCCCcgatgggggctggggctggatggTGGTTCTGGCAGCCTTTTTCCAGTCCGCGCTGGTGTTTGGGGTGATCCGCTCCTTCGGTGTTTTCTTCATGGAGTTTGTAGGGTACTTCGGGGAGTTGTCTTGGCGGGTGTCCTGGATCACCTCCATCGGGATTGCCGTGCAGCAGTTTGCAA GTCCAGTGGGCAGTGCCCTCAGCACCCAGTACGGCGCACGCCCTGTGGTGATGACCGGGGGCTTCCTCTCAGGGCTGGGCATGCTCCTGGCTTCCTTCGCCACCTGCCTGACTCACCTGTACCTCAGCATCGGGCTGCTTTCAG GCTTCGGGTGGGCCTTGGTTGTCACACCTTCTGTGGCCTCTGTCTCCCGTTACTTCAAGAAGCGCCGGACCTTCGCTACAGGTTTGGCATTCACAGGCGTGGGCCTCTCCTCCTTCGCCTTCTCCCCGCTCTTCCAGCTCCTTGTGGACACCTACGCCTGGCGCGGGGCCCTCCTGGTTGTGGCTGGCATGTCCTTCAACCTGGTGGTGTGTGGGGCTCTCATCCGCCCCCTGACCCTCAAGGAAGACCTGGCCAGACCTGTGAACCTTAATGAGAACTGTCTGGAGAAACTTTCCACCCTCTTTGACCTGCCTTTGCTCTCCCACTGGCCTTTCATGAGGTTTGTCCTGGCCGTGACCTTGATCAACACCGGCTATTTTATTCCCTATGTCCATCTGGTGGCCCAGGCTCGAGAGCTGCGCTATGATGAATACCAAGCTGCCTTCCTTATGTCTGTGGCTGGCGTGGCTGACCTGTGTGGCCGCCTCCTCTCAGGTTGGCTTGCTGACTGTCGGGCTTTCCGCCTCGTCCACATCTTGGTAGCCTGGACTTCCCTGACTGGCATCTCCTTGGCCTTGGTGCCCCTGGGGCATAGCTACCCGGTCCTGATGGCCATCAGCATCTGCTACGGCTTCTTCTCTGGGGCGCTCACCCCTGTGGTCTTTTCCATCCTGCCggagatcgtgggcattggaaGGATCTTCAGCTCgctggggctgctgcagatgATGGAGAGCATTGGCGGGCTTCTGGGAGCACCATTCTCTG GTTGGCTGAAGGACATGACTGGGGACTACACGGCCTCTTTCCTGGCAGCTGGAGCTTTCCTTTTGGCAGGGAGCCTGGTTTTGGTCACTTTGCCCAACTTCTCTTCCTGTCTTGGCTCTTCCACTCCTTCCTGCCAGGTGGAagctggggtggagccagccacAGTGATACTGGCCTCTGGAgaactctcctgcccccagaacagagactggccagccagaagccaaGATCTCCAGGAGCCGGCATGA